The Flavobacterium piscisymbiosum genome includes a region encoding these proteins:
- a CDS encoding acylneuraminate cytidylyltransferase, producing the protein MKKTAIIPLRKNSKGIPGKNKKKMLGRPLFSWVLTEAIFSELDEVCIFTDDQEIIDYINKEYHWSPKVKALLRNDENASDTASTESVMLEFADVVNYDFDVLCLLQATSPMTKAADINAALNEISQNKKDSALTVVNTHRFTWNSDGTAQNYDVFKRPRRQDFDGLLIENGAVYATTKEAFLNSKNRISGAVGLVKMHEESLVEIDSTSDWNIIENLLAERQKKGKIHQKIEYLILDVDGVFTDGSVYYNAEGEMAKRFDMRDGMGLEIIRQNQIQVIVLTSENSDLVAQRMKKLQIKDTFLGVKDKFSFLTHFLLDRNSSFGAVAYVGDDVNDLANICSVGWSFAPANATLTVKANADYILTHASASGAIREACEILIRYNKRYEGI; encoded by the coding sequence ATGAAAAAAACAGCCATAATTCCATTACGTAAAAATTCTAAAGGAATTCCCGGAAAAAACAAGAAAAAAATGTTAGGCCGTCCACTTTTTTCATGGGTTCTGACAGAAGCAATTTTTTCGGAATTAGATGAAGTCTGCATTTTTACAGATGATCAGGAAATAATCGATTATATAAATAAAGAATATCATTGGTCACCAAAAGTAAAAGCACTTTTGCGCAATGATGAAAATGCTTCAGACACCGCTTCTACAGAAAGTGTTATGCTGGAATTTGCTGACGTCGTAAATTACGATTTTGATGTTTTATGCTTATTGCAAGCAACTTCGCCAATGACAAAAGCAGCAGATATTAATGCAGCATTAAACGAGATTTCGCAAAACAAAAAGGATTCAGCATTAACGGTTGTAAATACGCATCGTTTTACTTGGAATTCTGACGGAACAGCTCAAAATTATGATGTTTTTAAAAGACCAAGACGTCAGGATTTTGATGGTTTACTGATAGAAAATGGCGCGGTTTATGCCACTACAAAAGAAGCTTTTTTAAATTCAAAAAACAGAATAAGCGGTGCGGTTGGTTTGGTGAAAATGCATGAAGAATCTCTTGTTGAAATAGACAGTACATCAGATTGGAATATTATTGAAAATTTATTAGCAGAACGTCAGAAAAAAGGTAAGATCCATCAAAAAATCGAGTATTTAATACTGGATGTTGACGGGGTTTTTACAGATGGAAGCGTTTATTATAATGCCGAGGGTGAAATGGCAAAAAGATTTGATATGCGCGATGGTATGGGATTGGAAATTATTAGACAAAACCAGATTCAGGTTATTGTTTTAACATCAGAAAATTCTGATTTAGTAGCGCAACGCATGAAAAAATTGCAGATAAAAGACACGTTTTTGGGGGTAAAAGACAAATTTTCTTTTTTAACACATTTTCTTTTAGATAGAAATAGTAGTTTTGGCGCCGTTGCGTATGTAGGAGATGATGTAAATGATCTGGCAAATATTTGTAGTGTGGGCTGGTCTTTTGCTCCTGCAAATGCAACCTTAACAGTAAAAGCAAATGCTGATTATATTTTGACCCATGCATCTGCATCAGGAGCAATAAGAGAAGCTTGTGAAATTTTAATAAGGTACAATAAACGTTATGAAGGAATATAA
- a CDS encoding glycosyltransferase family 10 domain-containing protein translates to MKTIKIFKASSFSYTPFNNYIQGDIDFLLTNNIILVDDVNDSDIIISQNYKHLKKYFWRFLQKKKFLVWTHEPRFDTSFKVLKKKYFGLVKIHFMNVYTRDVFVSNLSFIVELIDKRLEPISDIKSNKNKKVVGLMSYYGGSKAPKLMKDGVNIDLIALRTQIAIEGSKSSLIDVYGRGWPEGISKEDSREGDWSLRKKTVLDSYQYNLCFENTIAFNYMTEKIWNSIENYCLPIYYGKGSNVYEIFPKNSFIDYSNFREPKELFDFIKQMPEKEYIERINKCIEIYNSISSDKDIAKRERIAMLNKTVEKLKYIFIS, encoded by the coding sequence ATGAAAACGATAAAAATATTTAAAGCTTCCTCATTTTCTTATACTCCTTTTAATAACTACATACAAGGAGATATAGATTTTCTATTAACTAACAATATAATTCTTGTAGATGATGTTAATGATTCCGATATCATAATATCTCAAAATTATAAACATTTAAAAAAATATTTTTGGAGATTTTTACAGAAAAAGAAATTTTTAGTTTGGACCCATGAACCAAGATTTGATACCTCTTTTAAAGTTCTTAAAAAAAAATATTTTGGATTAGTAAAAATTCATTTTATGAATGTTTATACCCGTGATGTATTTGTTTCCAATTTATCTTTTATTGTAGAATTGATAGATAAAAGATTAGAGCCAATCTCAGATATAAAATCGAATAAAAATAAAAAAGTTGTGGGTTTAATGTCTTATTATGGAGGATCAAAAGCTCCAAAACTAATGAAAGACGGAGTTAATATAGATTTAATAGCCTTACGCACGCAAATCGCTATAGAGGGTAGTAAATCTTCATTGATAGATGTTTATGGTAGAGGTTGGCCGGAAGGTATATCAAAAGAGGATTCAAGAGAAGGCGATTGGAGTTTAAGAAAAAAGACGGTATTAGATTCTTATCAATACAATCTATGTTTTGAAAACACCATTGCTTTTAATTATATGACGGAAAAAATTTGGAATAGTATTGAAAATTACTGTTTGCCAATATATTACGGGAAAGGAAGTAATGTTTATGAAATTTTTCCGAAAAATAGTTTTATAGATTATTCGAATTTTAGGGAACCAAAAGAGTTATTTGATTTTATTAAACAAATGCCAGAAAAAGAATATATTGAAAGAATAAATAAATGCATAGAAATATATAATTCTATAAGTTCTGATAAAGACATTGCAAAAAGAGAAAGGATTGCTATGTTAAATAAAACAGTAGAAAAATTAAAGTACATTTTTATATCATAA
- a CDS encoding glycosyltransferase family 2 protein: MITLVLINRNRNFGIIKKCLNSLMLQSNTDFELILVDYGSEEKYVIDLEKLLIEYPKVKFIKCSVHGQLWNKSRAINIALKQAVNPYFLIGDIDMIYHQDFFNYLDKLKSEQKAIYFKVGFLNREESLNEKSFADYKINHLSSIEATGITLYPTSLLKSINGYDEFYHGWGAEDTDVHIRFKNAGYAVEFYEKKTLLLHQWHSKEYRSNKSKAPFHSTLEKINHCYSQLAVEMAKTKANVNLSWGKISNESDCLKLNDSPDFSTTLEPVDAQIKSFIAQFKDCSNKLISVEIKDVSIGDKIKQTLKKILGKKYMIYLNMNDVNDRLLEEIVFNYRAQLYFYSFDRQKNIITWKILF, translated from the coding sequence ATGATAACACTAGTTTTAATTAATCGTAATCGCAATTTTGGCATTATAAAAAAATGCCTGAATTCTTTAATGTTACAATCTAATACTGATTTCGAATTGATTTTGGTAGATTACGGTTCTGAAGAAAAATATGTTATAGATTTAGAAAAACTACTTATTGAATATCCAAAAGTGAAATTTATAAAATGTTCAGTTCACGGACAACTTTGGAACAAATCCAGAGCAATAAATATTGCCTTAAAACAAGCAGTAAATCCGTATTTCTTAATAGGAGATATTGATATGATTTATCATCAGGATTTTTTTAATTATCTCGACAAATTAAAGTCAGAGCAAAAAGCAATATATTTTAAGGTTGGTTTTTTAAACAGAGAAGAATCTCTTAATGAAAAATCTTTTGCTGATTATAAAATCAATCACTTATCATCAATAGAAGCTACTGGAATTACGCTTTATCCAACTTCCTTATTAAAAAGTATTAATGGATATGATGAGTTTTATCACGGTTGGGGTGCAGAAGATACTGATGTGCATATCCGTTTTAAAAACGCAGGATATGCAGTAGAATTTTATGAAAAAAAGACTTTATTGCTGCATCAATGGCATTCAAAAGAATATCGTTCGAATAAAAGTAAGGCACCTTTTCATTCCACATTAGAAAAAATAAATCATTGTTACAGCCAATTAGCTGTAGAGATGGCAAAAACAAAAGCAAATGTAAATTTGTCTTGGGGAAAGATTAGTAACGAATCTGATTGTTTGAAATTAAATGATTCACCAGATTTCAGTACGACACTTGAACCTGTAGACGCACAAATTAAATCTTTTATTGCGCAGTTTAAAGACTGTAGCAATAAACTGATTTCAGTTGAAATTAAAGATGTTTCTATTGGTGATAAAATAAAACAAACCTTAAAAAAAATACTAGGCAAAAAATATATGATCTATCTAAACATGAATGATGTCAATGATAGATTGTTAGAAGAAATAGTATTTAATTACAGAGCTCAACTTTATTTTTATTCCTTTGACAGACAAAAGAATATAATTACTTGGAAAATTCTATTTTAA
- a CDS encoding glycosyltransferase, with protein MISVVIRTKNQESALTFLLKNLTERYNSDIDEIIVIDNLSTDKSQEVCEKYGAKFITITNFSYGGSANLAAKSANHPIVVIFSAHSYPVSHDFFKLIKIKFEENSNLAGLRCLHSSNDFRGFLNKIEAQDDPNKAGLIFSGSAFNKSVWQKHPFREDVATFEDKEWTKRVLKEGYDIEFVPSIFHYEIKRSREQIFFRFKNDVIGNYQLWHQDITFSNVFNSFFKSFYTLFENFIIDAYYVVLKLFYLIKFLFNKPHKF; from the coding sequence ATGATATCAGTAGTAATTAGAACTAAGAATCAGGAATCAGCACTTACGTTTTTATTAAAAAACTTAACTGAAAGATATAATAGTGATATCGATGAAATAATTGTAATTGATAATTTATCAACTGATAAAAGCCAGGAAGTCTGCGAAAAATATGGTGCTAAATTTATAACAATTACCAATTTTAGTTACGGAGGCAGTGCAAATCTCGCTGCCAAGTCAGCCAATCATCCGATAGTTGTGATATTTAGCGCGCACTCATATCCAGTTAGCCATGATTTTTTTAAACTGATAAAGATAAAATTTGAAGAAAATTCAAATCTTGCAGGTTTAAGATGTTTGCATAGTTCTAACGATTTTAGAGGTTTTTTAAATAAAATCGAAGCCCAAGACGATCCAAATAAAGCAGGTCTTATATTTTCGGGATCAGCTTTTAATAAAAGTGTTTGGCAGAAACATCCCTTTAGAGAAGATGTAGCGACATTTGAAGATAAGGAGTGGACTAAAAGAGTGTTGAAGGAAGGATACGATATCGAATTTGTACCGTCTATTTTTCATTACGAAATTAAAAGAAGCCGAGAACAGATTTTTTTTAGATTTAAAAATGATGTAATTGGAAACTATCAGCTTTGGCATCAGGATATTACTTTCTCAAATGTTTTTAATTCATTTTTTAAATCTTTTTACACATTATTTGAAAATTTCATCATAGATGCTTATTATGTGGTATTGAAACTTTTTTATTTAATAAAATTTTTATTCAATAAACCACATAAATTTTAA
- a CDS encoding glycosyltransferase family 2 protein, with protein MLENPLVSIIVPCYKQAHFLPETLQSVLDQTYDNWECIIVNDGSPDNTEEVAGKWCEKDSRFKYLKKINGGLSSARNAGIKISTGLLILPLDSDDLLHSNFLIKLVPELIQDSSLAIVSCYREFFRDKKENVFYQEKSLGSTYQDLIYENILISSCLYLKTCWEEVGGYDEEMKSGFEDWEFWISITKRGWKYKFVEEFLFYYRKSKNSMLIDTLKNHVEDNIEYVFKKHKEIYIEHYDMTIFYFLFLIRRHRATEIKIKNSWEFKIAKIITKPFRIFEKIFLKNISK; from the coding sequence ATGTTAGAAAACCCACTTGTTTCAATTATTGTTCCTTGCTATAAACAAGCTCATTTTTTACCAGAAACATTGCAATCAGTACTAGATCAAACCTATGATAATTGGGAATGCATTATTGTAAACGATGGCAGTCCTGATAATACAGAAGAAGTCGCAGGTAAATGGTGTGAAAAAGATAGCCGTTTTAAGTATTTAAAGAAAATAAACGGAGGATTGTCTAGTGCCAGAAATGCAGGTATAAAAATAAGTACGGGACTTTTAATATTACCCTTAGATTCAGATGATTTATTACATTCTAATTTTTTAATCAAACTCGTTCCAGAGCTGATTCAGGATAGTTCATTAGCGATTGTTTCATGTTATAGAGAATTTTTTAGAGACAAAAAAGAAAATGTTTTTTATCAGGAAAAATCTTTAGGAAGTACATATCAAGATTTGATATATGAAAATATTTTGATTTCAAGTTGCTTATATCTAAAAACATGTTGGGAAGAAGTAGGTGGTTATGATGAAGAAATGAAATCTGGATTTGAAGATTGGGAATTTTGGATCTCAATCACAAAACGAGGATGGAAATATAAATTTGTTGAGGAATTTTTATTTTACTACAGAAAGTCAAAGAACTCAATGTTAATCGATACTTTAAAAAATCATGTAGAAGACAATATAGAATACGTGTTTAAAAAGCATAAAGAAATTTATATTGAACATTATGATATGACAATTTTTTACTTTCTCTTTCTAATAAGAAGACATCGTGCGACCGAAATTAAAATTAAAAATTCATGGGAATTTAAAATAGCAAAAATAATCACGAAGCCTTTCAGGATTTTTGAAAAAATATTTTTAAAAAATATTTCAAAATGA
- a CDS encoding glycosyltransferase family 2 protein, with protein MINSLVSIIIPTYNRAHIINETLDSIAAQTYQSWECIMVDDGSTDDTDKIVNKYLEKDIRFQFYSRPENRLKGANACRNFGIENSKGEYIMFLDSDDICETFCLQERVEKVVNDSSADLLIKDTSLFILNEKYTFSINKDPEINTSENYLRMFLRYEIPWPIMGCFYKKSALENCKFDENLNRFQDVSFNIKLLSQAKQLKIVRDFKIDTYYRVDDNKVFNEGFVSNMLNALLVFYQIHVNLIQDKNYAADLRKFSCKIILEFVIPYFSQNKKVSNRIFFWSVNSKLYTINQKRVLLLMMIFLNTRLFEVKKIAMNKFRNRFKRILSQ; from the coding sequence ATGATTAATTCCCTAGTCTCCATAATTATACCAACTTATAATCGAGCACATATTATAAACGAAACGTTAGATAGTATTGCTGCACAAACCTATCAAAGTTGGGAATGTATAATGGTAGATGATGGCTCAACAGATGATACGGATAAAATTGTAAATAAATATTTAGAAAAAGACATTCGTTTTCAATTTTATAGTCGTCCTGAAAATCGCTTAAAAGGAGCAAATGCCTGCAGAAATTTCGGTATAGAAAATAGTAAAGGGGAGTATATCATGTTTTTGGATTCAGATGATATCTGTGAAACGTTCTGTTTACAAGAGCGTGTAGAGAAAGTAGTAAATGATTCTTCGGCTGACTTATTAATTAAAGACACATCTTTATTTATTTTGAATGAAAAATATACTTTTTCTATTAACAAAGATCCAGAGATAAATACTAGTGAGAATTACTTAAGAATGTTTTTGCGCTATGAAATTCCCTGGCCAATTATGGGGTGTTTTTATAAAAAAAGTGCTCTTGAAAATTGTAAATTTGATGAAAATTTAAATCGATTTCAGGACGTAAGTTTTAATATAAAATTACTTTCGCAGGCAAAACAATTAAAGATAGTAAGAGATTTCAAAATTGATACTTATTACAGAGTAGATGACAATAAAGTATTTAATGAAGGGTTTGTAAGTAATATGCTAAATGCATTACTTGTGTTCTATCAAATCCATGTAAATTTAATTCAGGATAAGAACTATGCAGCAGATTTACGAAAATTTAGCTGTAAAATAATTCTGGAATTTGTTATCCCTTATTTTAGTCAAAATAAAAAAGTATCCAACAGAATCTTTTTTTGGTCTGTTAATTCTAAACTTTACACAATTAATCAAAAAAGAGTTCTGCTACTGATGATGATTTTTTTAAACACCAGATTGTTTGAAGTAAAAAAGATAGCAATGAATAAATTTAGAAATAGATTTAAAAGAATTTTAAGTCAATAA
- a CDS encoding glycosyltransferase, with amino-acid sequence MAQKNIAICSPNKSTYSETFIQAQKEGLEGKVYYYYGGELPTDLENFGKLFNQKDILINKIKQQLKLTGFNANEIGFIHSLKKNKIQVVIAQYGTTAYRIVEVCKYLTIPLITHFHGYDASVESVIRNCNNYKNVFEYSTYVICVSISMKENLILLGCPPEKLIYNTCAPSPSFLDIKPKFAAPTFIGLGRFVEKKAPYYTILAFSQVLKKYPDAKLVIGGNGNLYEVCKNLVQYLKIEKNVLLPGILLKEEFTEYLENSLAFVQHSVTAINGDQEGTPVAILEASAAGLPVIATLHAGIPDVILNGQTGLLVSEHNVDEMAQKMLILLEDKELAIQLGENGKNRMKSEYTMQKHLNTIDELIDKIVLSND; translated from the coding sequence ATGGCACAAAAAAATATAGCAATTTGCTCACCAAATAAAAGCACTTATTCAGAAACTTTTATTCAGGCTCAAAAAGAAGGGCTTGAAGGAAAAGTTTATTATTATTATGGAGGAGAATTACCAACGGATTTAGAAAATTTCGGGAAGTTATTTAATCAAAAAGATATTTTAATTAATAAAATAAAGCAGCAATTAAAACTCACAGGTTTTAATGCCAATGAAATTGGATTTATTCATTCTTTAAAGAAGAACAAGATTCAAGTTGTTATAGCGCAATATGGTACAACGGCTTATAGAATTGTTGAAGTTTGTAAATATTTAACGATCCCTTTAATTACACATTTTCATGGGTATGATGCTTCTGTAGAGAGTGTTATAAGAAATTGTAATAACTATAAGAATGTATTTGAATATAGCACTTACGTCATTTGTGTTTCAATTTCTATGAAAGAAAACTTAATTTTATTGGGTTGTCCTCCTGAAAAATTAATTTATAATACATGTGCCCCTTCTCCTTCATTTTTGGATATTAAACCTAAATTTGCAGCACCTACTTTTATTGGATTAGGCCGTTTTGTCGAAAAAAAAGCACCTTATTATACTATTTTGGCCTTTAGCCAGGTACTTAAAAAGTATCCAGATGCAAAACTTGTTATTGGCGGAAATGGTAATTTATATGAAGTATGTAAAAATTTAGTTCAGTATTTAAAAATTGAAAAAAATGTTTTATTGCCAGGAATACTTTTAAAAGAAGAATTTACAGAATATTTAGAAAACTCACTTGCTTTTGTTCAGCATTCAGTAACTGCTATTAATGGAGATCAGGAGGGTACACCAGTTGCAATACTAGAAGCTAGTGCTGCTGGTTTACCAGTTATTGCTACTTTACACGCCGGAATTCCCGATGTAATTTTAAACGGACAAACAGGGCTATTAGTTTCAGAACATAATGTAGATGAAATGGCCCAAAAAATGTTAATCCTTTTAGAAGACAAGGAATTGGCTATACAATTAGGCGAAAATGGTAAAAACAGAATGAAATCTGAATATACTATGCAAAAGCATTTAAATACTATTGATGAATTAATTGATAAAATAGTATTAAGCAATGATTAA
- a CDS encoding glycosyltransferase family 2 protein, with amino-acid sequence MESNKPLVSVIVPNYNHEKFIKQRLDSILNQTYINFEVILLDDCSTDSSREILVQYSNNPKVSHCVFNDINSGSPFKQWKKGINLAKGEYIWIAESDDYSDLSFLDKNMQQLSVDRNFGIAYCQTIDINEHDLILSNRTGYTDQFCPNIWEFNFFKKGRLFVKKYLSFYNVIPNASAVVFKKTFVDETLFCESLLEMRMCGDWFFWIQLSLKTQITYLAEPLNYFRNHTTVTRNHKTSDRKKQRLMEESQVRTFLQENNILNVEREYLLYINWFKFFKMSAVFSSAFYKIKLRKTSYIKFYWFFFLYKFKSKSYFSIIKNSFFITFLMKI; translated from the coding sequence ATGGAAAGCAATAAACCATTAGTTTCTGTGATTGTTCCCAATTATAATCATGAGAAATTTATAAAACAACGTTTAGATAGTATTCTTAATCAGACCTATATTAACTTTGAGGTCATTTTATTAGATGATTGCAGTACAGATAGTAGTCGTGAAATTCTTGTACAATATTCCAATAATCCTAAAGTTAGTCATTGTGTTTTTAATGATATTAATTCAGGAAGTCCTTTTAAACAGTGGAAGAAAGGCATTAATTTGGCAAAAGGAGAATATATCTGGATTGCTGAAAGTGATGATTATAGCGATTTAAGTTTTTTAGATAAAAATATGCAACAATTATCTGTAGATAGAAATTTTGGAATTGCATACTGCCAAACGATTGATATTAATGAACATGATCTAATTTTATCGAATAGAACAGGATATACGGATCAATTTTGTCCTAACATTTGGGAATTTAATTTTTTTAAGAAAGGAAGATTATTTGTAAAAAAATATTTGAGTTTTTATAATGTTATACCGAATGCAAGTGCCGTGGTTTTTAAAAAAACATTTGTAGATGAAACTTTGTTTTGCGAATCTTTACTTGAAATGAGAATGTGTGGAGATTGGTTTTTTTGGATTCAGTTATCATTAAAAACTCAGATTACATATCTGGCAGAGCCTCTAAATTATTTTCGCAATCATACAACCGTTACAAGAAATCATAAAACTTCTGATAGAAAAAAACAAAGACTGATGGAAGAAAGTCAGGTTCGGACTTTTTTGCAGGAAAATAATATATTAAATGTTGAAAGAGAATATTTATTATACATTAATTGGTTTAAGTTTTTTAAGATGAGTGCTGTTTTTTCTTCTGCATTTTATAAAATAAAACTTCGAAAAACTTCTTATATTAAATTTTATTGGTTTTTTTTCCTGTATAAATTTAAATCCAAAAGCTATTTTAGCATCATTAAAAATAGTTTTTTCATAACTTTTTTAATGAAGATATAG
- a CDS encoding glycosyltransferase family 2 protein, with product MNPIISIIIPCYNSEATLGATLNSVMQQEFQDWEALIINDGSTDDTEKISLEWVNKDSKFKYFSKGNEGLGKTRNFGINKAKGIYILPLDSDNLIEKDFTKDAIKAFGNNPEIGVVYGHAEYFGQKTGIWKVDDYQLDKILVHNYIDACAIYKKKIWQDVNGYDENMPYQGHEDWEFWVALGNINVQFQHLNKVTFKYFVSNTSMIRSFTKEMALLNQDYIVKKYSILYHNYFCKSFFKSNNANLIFSKKLKSKKFVIDLFCKTFFGFTCFKSKLDRL from the coding sequence ATGAACCCAATAATAAGCATAATTATTCCCTGCTACAATTCTGAAGCGACACTTGGAGCAACTTTAAATTCGGTTATGCAACAAGAATTTCAAGATTGGGAAGCACTAATAATTAATGACGGTTCAACCGATGATACAGAGAAAATCTCTTTAGAATGGGTCAATAAGGACAGTAAATTCAAATATTTTTCTAAAGGAAATGAAGGACTAGGTAAAACTAGGAATTTTGGAATTAACAAAGCAAAAGGTATTTATATCTTACCCTTGGACTCAGATAATCTTATTGAAAAGGATTTTACTAAAGATGCGATAAAAGCTTTCGGAAATAACCCAGAGATTGGTGTTGTTTATGGTCATGCGGAGTATTTTGGTCAAAAAACAGGTATTTGGAAAGTAGATGATTATCAATTAGACAAAATATTGGTACATAATTATATTGATGCTTGTGCTATTTATAAAAAAAAAATATGGCAAGATGTTAACGGATATGATGAAAATATGCCCTATCAAGGTCATGAAGATTGGGAATTTTGGGTTGCTTTAGGAAACATAAATGTCCAATTTCAGCATTTAAATAAAGTAACATTTAAATATTTTGTTTCTAATACCTCTATGATACGATCTTTTACAAAAGAAATGGCACTTTTAAACCAAGATTACATCGTAAAGAAATATTCAATTTTATATCATAACTATTTTTGTAAATCATTTTTTAAGTCTAATAACGCCAATTTAATTTTTTCTAAAAAGCTAAAAAGTAAAAAGTTTGTAATTGATTTGTTTTGTAAAACATTTTTTGGTTTTACTTGTTTTAAAAGTAAACTTGATAGGTTGTAA
- a CDS encoding FkbM family methyltransferase: MKLKRLRKIYRALFPIKLSGYQIFINNLNTNKHIIDFKKVENLYTLVLQNGKKLYCRDQNHSDYYVFNQMFSLEEYSTVSSVLNINEEFDSKQSVLIDAGANVGYAAIYLSQKKAFDKIFCIEPSKSNFEILKKNVSSLNIAANVTLLENALAATENESFNIDNNFRDGKDWSIATTQSENGEVEGITINEIIKEYNLQEITLLKIDIEGAERFIFKESANLIFLEKTKIIVIEIHDEFNIREDIYKILKNNNFLLIESGEVTIAINKKFI; the protein is encoded by the coding sequence ATGAAATTAAAAAGACTTAGAAAAATTTACCGTGCTTTATTTCCAATAAAGCTTTCTGGTTATCAAATTTTTATAAATAATCTTAATACAAATAAACATATTATAGATTTCAAAAAAGTAGAAAACCTTTATACTTTGGTATTGCAAAATGGTAAAAAACTATATTGCAGAGATCAAAACCATAGTGATTATTATGTTTTTAATCAAATGTTTAGTCTGGAAGAATATAGTACGGTTTCTTCTGTTTTAAATATAAATGAAGAGTTTGATTCAAAACAAAGTGTATTAATTGACGCGGGTGCAAATGTTGGATATGCCGCAATATATCTATCTCAAAAAAAAGCCTTTGATAAAATATTCTGTATAGAACCTTCAAAATCTAATTTTGAAATTTTAAAGAAAAATGTCTCGTCATTAAACATTGCAGCTAATGTGACGTTATTAGAAAATGCTCTTGCTGCTACAGAAAATGAAAGTTTTAATATAGACAATAATTTTAGAGATGGAAAAGATTGGTCAATAGCAACAACCCAAAGTGAAAACGGCGAAGTTGAAGGAATTACCATCAATGAAATTATAAAAGAGTATAATCTGCAAGAAATTACTTTATTAAAAATTGATATTGAAGGAGCAGAACGATTTATTTTTAAAGAATCAGCAAATTTGATTTTTCTCGAAAAGACCAAAATAATTGTTATTGAAATACACGATGAATTTAATATCAGAGAAGATATTTATAAGATTTTAAAAAACAATAACTTTTTATTAATCGAATCAGGAGAAGTAACAATCGCCATAAATAAAAAATTTATTTAA
- a CDS encoding class I SAM-dependent methyltransferase — translation MIQENVRRLSSTKIAKNDIYYLHYKSYHFDLFNAFDKYASGDSLDIGCGNKPYEKKISCLVNKYIGCDIVQSSLNKVDIIAPADNIPLESNTFNTVISTQTIEHVGNHQGLVDEAFRLLKPGGHFILSGPFNWQLHEEPYDFFRFSKHGFELILKKSGFEMIELKENGGMWSVVGQYLLMSINNDHSGRGRKTRFLFKIIKRFKGINLINRFFEFLDKADYNTVNTINYVIVARKNY, via the coding sequence ATGATACAAGAAAATGTTAGAAGATTAAGTTCTACAAAAATTGCAAAAAACGATATCTATTACTTGCACTATAAATCATATCATTTCGATTTGTTTAATGCGTTTGATAAATATGCTTCTGGAGATAGTTTGGACATTGGATGTGGAAATAAGCCATATGAAAAAAAAATTTCTTGTTTAGTTAATAAATATATTGGTTGTGATATCGTTCAGTCAAGTTTAAATAAAGTTGATATTATTGCACCGGCAGATAATATTCCACTTGAATCCAATACTTTTAACACTGTCATTTCTACACAAACAATTGAACATGTTGGAAATCATCAGGGTTTAGTTGATGAAGCATTTCGATTATTGAAACCTGGAGGGCACTTTATATTATCCGGTCCATTTAACTGGCAATTGCATGAAGAACCGTATGATTTTTTTAGATTTTCAAAACATGGTTTTGAATTGATTTTAAAAAAATCAGGATTTGAAATGATTGAATTGAAAGAAAATGGAGGAATGTGGTCAGTTGTAGGACAATATTTATTGATGAGTATTAATAATGATCATAGCGGCAGAGGAAGGAAAACCAGATTTTTGTTTAAAATAATAAAACGATTTAAAGGGATTAATTTAATTAATAGATTTTTTGAATTTCTAGATAAGGCTGATTACAATACCGTTAATACAATTAATTACGTAATTGTAGCTAGAAAGAACTATTAA